Genomic segment of Clostridium sp. Marseille-P299:
AGCTTTTAGCATTTGTTTATCCTCCTTGAAATATTAAGATTATTGGCATTCTTTGAGCTTTTATGTCGAATAACATTTTTGACACCAAAAAGTGCATTTGTTATAATAATAACAGATGATTGATTCAAAAATCAAGGTTATGGATTTTTATAAATCACTGGATAAATTAAGGAGGTAATATATATGCCATTTATTAATTCTAAATTGAATTGCTCCATTACTGATAAGCAAAAGGCAGTAATAAAAGAGAAATTAGGGAAAGCAATATCGATAATTCCAGGTAAGTCAGAAGCATGGCTTATGCTGGGATTTGAAGATGATTATTCTCTTTATTTCAAAGGAAAAGATTTTGAAAAGCTTGCCTTTATCGAGGTTAAATTATTTGGAAAGGCAGAAAAAGCAGCCTATGATGAATTAACAGCTGCTATCTGCGAGATATATAAAGAAGTATTAGGGATACCAAAAGACTGTATATATATTACTTATGAAGAAATCAGTAATTGGGGTTGGAATGGTACTAACTTCTAAGATTTTCTAGTTAATAATTTTTCAAAAAACAAACCGGCTAGAAACCAAGCTGGAGCATAATCAATACGTATGACACCTTTAAAGTTTAGTTTTGCTTTACTATAATCCCAAGGACAAGCTTTTGCCTTTTTTAGTAAAGTACCTGTAATAAATTCGGTTACAAATATAAATAATGCATATACTGTACCACGTGTAACAGTACAACGGTTTTTTAATACCTTGCATAGTGGTGAAAAACATGCGGCTAGTCCATAAATAGGAAACATCCAAACAGAGGTGCGACATAGCAATTGCTTATCTTTATGTGAATAGATAGAGCTAAGACCTGTCCAAAAACATTCCATGCACCATCCGCTTAAGCCACATAATAAAAAGTCAGTAAAAAAATTCTTTTTCACAAGAGCACCGTGCCTTTCTTTTATATAAAAAACAATCGTATCCCAATGATTGTATTATTTGTAAAGCTTCCGTGCTTATACGAAAGAATTTTTACCAAATTAATAAGGAATTGAAATTAAGCGGGGTTGTTGAAAAATAGAATTGTTTCAATCTATTATAAACGGCCCTATTTTTTTATAAAAACCTTTAGTACAAATGTAGCTATGTTAAAAAGCATATTTTATAATGGAGATAACGAATGGAAATTGAGAGAAAGTTTACAATTAAGGAATTGCCAAAAGAATTAGAAAAATATGAAAAAAAAGAGATTGAACAAGGATATTTATGTATAGAACCTGTGGTCCGTATCCGAAAATCTGACGACGATTTTTATATGACTTATAAAGCAAATAAAAATATTGCTTTTAAGAATAATGAGGCTGCTTTGATTAATGAAGAAGTAGAAGTTCCGTTAACGAAAGAAGCCTATCTACATCTAAAAGAGAAAGTAGATTATCATATCATTGAGAAGACGAGATACATTATTCCATTGGAGAATAATCTAAAAATAGAGTTAGATGTATTTAAAGGATGTTTAAATGGATTATATTTTGCCGAAGTAGAATTTAGAAATGAAGAAGAAGCGAAAAGTTTTGAAGCACCAGATTGGTTTTTAGAGGATGTATCTTTTGATAAGAGATTTCGAAATAATTATTTGATTCAAATTGATTCACTTGAGGAATTAGGTTTAGCGTAAAGGAACGATAAATAAACTAGTGGGTCGATGAACAAGAGAGTGTGCATTTATTACAAGATACTTTCAAATATAGAACTAATAAAATAGGGTATCAATACTACATATAGTTAATATCTAATGTACTATTGATACCCATTTTTATTATAAAGGTATGACTAACTAAATCTTTAAACTTTATTTATCAGCCTTTAAGCTTTATTTATCAGCCTTTAAACTTTATTTATTAATCTTTAAGTTATTAAATCTAAGTTATTAAACTTAGAGAGTATTAGAATTAGGAGTTTCTCAGTTATCATTATCTAAATTTTTAAAATTAGACTGATCCACATTAGAGTTCTTAAAGTATGGAGTTTCTGTATCTGATTGATTCAAATTAAATTCATTAAAATCTGAGTTCTCAAAGCTTACTCTATCAAAATTTACATGGGTTAAATTTTCATTATCTTTCGAATAAATAGGTAAATTTACAACTGCTTTAAATAAATCACCGTCCAAAATAATATCAAAATCACCATGCTGTAGCGTTGCTAAACTTTTTGCAATGGATAAGCCAAGTCCACTTCCTTCAGAATTTCTTGATAGATCACCACGAACAAAACGTTCCATTAGTTCATCACCACTAATGCCTAATTTTCCTGCAGAAATATTTTTTACTTGAATCGTAGCATATTCCTCATTGCAAGAAACATCAACATAAACTCGAGTATTACGTAGCGCGTATTTATTTACATTGGAGAATAAATTTTCAATGATTCGATAAGTGCTTCGGCCATCTCCTAAAATGTAGATGTTCTCTTCAGGGACTTGAAATACTGTTTCTAAATTGTTTTCTGAAAAACGATCACTAAATTCTCCAATCGCTTGTTTGATTAATTCAATAATATTTAATCGTTCTAGATTTAGTGTTAATGCTCCAGAAGATGCTTTTGAAGCTTCGACTAAATCCTCAATTAATGTTTTTAAACGCCATGATTTTTCCGTTAAAATAGCTAAATAAGAATTAGCCTTTTCGTTCTCGAGGTGTTCCTTGTTTAATAAATCAACATAATTGATAATGGACGTTAAAGGTGTTTTAATATCATGTGATACATTTGTTATTAACTCGGTTTTAAGTCGTTCACTTTTAAGTTTTTCTTCTACAGCATTTGATAAGCCATCGCTAATTCGATTGATACTCTTAGCAATTGTTTTCGAAGGCTCAGAAAGATCTTTTGCTGGAATTTTCGCATTTAAATCCCCGTTGGCGATTTTTCTAGTCCCTTGAATTACCACATTCATATCTGCAAATGTTTTTATTAAACTAAGACATAGTAAACAAAAAATAAGGAATACAAGGAAAACATATATAAGAGGTTTATGGTAGGCAACTAAAAATACAAATCCTTGTAAAATTCCAAAAAACATTAATAAAAAGAGCAATCGAATTGCTACATGTCGATGAATTAACAGTTTAGAAATTGAACGTAAATAACATCTTATTTTATAAAAACCTTCCACGAATAAATATTTAAGTAAACTATGAAGAATGGAATGTTTATATAAAGTATGAGCTTTTAAACGTTTAACAAAGGTATCAAGTCCTATGATAAAAAATGTGTAAGTGATGACGAAAAATAAAATCATCCAAATAATTTCGTATAAACGCAATCGATAATAAGCATAAAATTTTAATAAAATAAAAATGATAAATATATAGGAAAAGCTAAGAATAATGGTTGCTATTTCCGAATAGAGTTTATCAAAAGAATTTAGGTAAACTCCAGTGTAACCTTTTTTATATCCTATGCAACATATGATTCCAATTACTGAAAGTAAAAATAAGATTCCCGTTACGATACTAATTTTTAAATTAATCTCATAACTAGCTCTTAGGGTTTGAAAATTTTCATATAAATTAGAAAATTCATCATTTTTATCATTTTCTGCATTACGGACAAAGGTATAGATGACATAATCATTTGGTTCATTTGATGTGTTTGCAACAATTGAATTAGATGTCTCTTCATCCTTTGAAGTAATCGTATATTTATTAGTTATAAAATCAACAATCCAATCAATACTTGAATCATTGATACTACTGTCGAATTTATTCTCAACGTTGGTAATATAACGGCTATTTTTTGTATTGATCACTAAGTATGCTGGAAACGTACTAATGGATTCTAGATATTTTTCAAATGATGTATCAGTTAACTCAATTGTTTCATCCTCTGCTTTTAGTAAATCAGCGAAATGAGGACTATAGTAGTATTCACCAGTAGTAGTATTTTTCACATAATAGTAAAAACTTTTACAATAATAATTTAATAGACGATTATAATATTCAAAGCTTTCCTGAGAAGCAGTATAAACACTATCAGAGGGACGTAAATTACCTTTTGCTTCACCATTCAATATGGAAAGAAGATCAGAAGTATAATAGATACTGTTAGGATCTGCAACAAATCCGTTTTCTTTATAGGTAATGTAAACAGCGGTACGCTCTGCATATTTTAGATATAACTGTTCAAATTGTCTGGTATCAGTATAAGAGGTCGCCTCCATAGAATAATGGTTTAAATAAGTTAACACCTTTATTCCACATAAGCTTGTAATTCCACTACTAATAAATGCTATGAGAATCAAAAAAACTTTAATGAATAAGGATTGTTTTAGTTTCATAATTGGTAAGTACCCTTCCATTCCTTAAAATAACGAGAGACTGGATTAGTCATATTTTTCAACTTTATATCCAATTCCCCAAGCAACTTTTAAATATTTCGGATCTTTTGAATTAATCTCAATTTTCTCACGAATATGTCTGATGTGAACAGCAACGATATTATCTACTCCAAAAGATGGCTCGTTCCATATTTGCTCGTAAATTTCTGAAATGGAAAAAACCTTTCCTTTATTTTTAACAAGTAATTTTAATAGGTTATATTCAATGGGCGTTAATTTGATTAATTCCCCATCAACGGTAACTTCTTTAGCTTCGTCATCAATTACTAAACCACCAGATGAGTAAATGTTCGTTTTTTCATTAATACTTCCTAATTCTG
This window contains:
- a CDS encoding phenylpyruvate tautomerase MIF-related protein; the encoded protein is MPFINSKLNCSITDKQKAVIKEKLGKAISIIPGKSEAWLMLGFEDDYSLYFKGKDFEKLAFIEVKLFGKAEKAAYDELTAAICEIYKEVLGIPKDCIYITYEEISNWGWNGTNF
- a CDS encoding putative ABC transporter permease yields the protein MKKNFFTDFLLCGLSGWCMECFWTGLSSIYSHKDKQLLCRTSVWMFPIYGLAACFSPLCKVLKNRCTVTRGTVYALFIFVTEFITGTLLKKAKACPWDYSKAKLNFKGVIRIDYAPAWFLAGLFFEKLLTRKS
- a CDS encoding CYTH domain-containing protein, translated to MEIERKFTIKELPKELEKYEKKEIEQGYLCIEPVVRIRKSDDDFYMTYKANKNIAFKNNEAALINEEVEVPLTKEAYLHLKEKVDYHIIEKTRYIIPLENNLKIELDVFKGCLNGLYFAEVEFRNEEEAKSFEAPDWFLEDVSFDKRFRNNYLIQIDSLEELGLA
- a CDS encoding sensor histidine kinase; translated protein: MKLKQSLFIKVFLILIAFISSGITSLCGIKVLTYLNHYSMEATSYTDTRQFEQLYLKYAERTAVYITYKENGFVADPNSIYYTSDLLSILNGEAKGNLRPSDSVYTASQESFEYYNRLLNYYCKSFYYYVKNTTTGEYYYSPHFADLLKAEDETIELTDTSFEKYLESISTFPAYLVINTKNSRYITNVENKFDSSINDSSIDWIVDFITNKYTITSKDEETSNSIVANTSNEPNDYVIYTFVRNAENDKNDEFSNLYENFQTLRASYEINLKISIVTGILFLLSVIGIICCIGYKKGYTGVYLNSFDKLYSEIATIILSFSYIFIIFILLKFYAYYRLRLYEIIWMILFFVITYTFFIIGLDTFVKRLKAHTLYKHSILHSLLKYLFVEGFYKIRCYLRSISKLLIHRHVAIRLLFLLMFFGILQGFVFLVAYHKPLIYVFLVFLIFCLLCLSLIKTFADMNVVIQGTRKIANGDLNAKIPAKDLSEPSKTIAKSINRISDGLSNAVEEKLKSERLKTELITNVSHDIKTPLTSIINYVDLLNKEHLENEKANSYLAILTEKSWRLKTLIEDLVEASKASSGALTLNLERLNIIELIKQAIGEFSDRFSENNLETVFQVPEENIYILGDGRSTYRIIENLFSNVNKYALRNTRVYVDVSCNEEYATIQVKNISAGKLGISGDELMERFVRGDLSRNSEGSGLGLSIAKSLATLQHGDFDIILDGDLFKAVVNLPIYSKDNENLTHVNFDRVSFENSDFNEFNLNQSDTETPYFKNSNVDQSNFKNLDNDN